In one window of Desulfonatronospira thiodismutans ASO3-1 DNA:
- a CDS encoding response regulator, which yields MRILIVDDDFITRKSLIKMLQAYGDCDEATNGQEAVDSFNMAWEESRPYDLVLLDIMMPSLDGQDALQQIREFESSRGIMGFGEAKVIMVSALDDPRNVVQAFYAGGASSYLIKPVQAQKLYEEMEKLGFASRAK from the coding sequence ATGCGAATACTTATCGTGGATGACGATTTTATCACCAGGAAGAGCCTGATTAAAATGCTGCAGGCCTACGGAGACTGTGACGAGGCCACCAACGGCCAGGAAGCAGTGGATTCTTTCAATATGGCCTGGGAGGAGAGCAGACCATATGATCTTGTACTCCTGGACATCATGATGCCCTCTTTAGATGGACAGGATGCACTGCAGCAGATCAGGGAATTTGAAAGTTCCAGGGGGATTATGGGCTTCGGCGAGGCCAAGGTGATCATGGTCAGCGCCCTGGATGATCCGCGCAATGTAGTACAGGCCTTTTACGCGGGCGGGGCCAGTTCATACCTGATAAAGCCGGTCCAGGCCCAAAAGCTGTATGAAGAAATGGAAAAACTGGGCTTCGCATCCAGGGCCAAGTAA